Within Kutzneria chonburiensis, the genomic segment GTACGTCTGTGCCGAGCTGCACCACGATCCTGCCGCGTGGGAGACCCTGACAGGCACACGCCATCGACGTGCTGAGGTGCTCTGGATAGCGCGAAGCCCGGGGTCCCACGACAACGCGGGCACGATCCCGGGCTCACTTCCGAGCGCGTCCGCGAACCGCTCAGCCTGTGCTGAAGGTAGCAGGTTGTGGCAGCCATGTGGCGGCTGCATTGCGGCTCAGCTGCTGTTGGTCTCCTGGGGGCTCAGGGCCAGCTGGCGGGACTGGCAGACGAGGCGGCCGGAGGAGTCGAGGATGGTGGCGTCCTGGTCGAACCACTGGCCGTGGACGGCGCGGCATTCGACCTGGGCGCGGAGCCAACCGGGCTCGGGACGGGCGCGGACGAGGCCGGTGAGCTGGACGGTGGGGGACCAGCCGAAGCGGCCGAGGTTGAAGGTCAAGGGCATGGCGATGTCACCGGCGACCAGGGCGAAGAAGGGGTCGGGCTGCTCGCCGCCGCGGGGGCGGACCCACATGCGCAGACGGAGGGGATCGCCGGTGCGGCGTTCGAGGAAGCCGGCGCCGATGGGGTCCACCAGGACCTCGCACGCCCGGGCGAGCTTGAAGACGCCGACGGCGTTGGGGAGGGAGCCGAGGTCGATGGCGTTGGCCGGGGGCAGGACGGGGAGCTCGGGAAGGTCCCGCCACGCCGGACGTTCCTCAGGCAGCCGGCCGACGGTGACCATGGCCTCGACGCACGCGGAGCCCCGCTGCTCGAGGGACACCCGGACGACCACCACCGTCCGGCCGGTCTTGCGGACCTCGGTCTTGAGCATCACCGGCCCGACCGAAGGCGCACGCAGGAACTGGGCGCTGACGGCGAGGGGATCGACGAGCTCGCTGCCGGAGCCCTCGACGACCTGCACGCCGGCCCGCGCCAACAACGCGAGCAAGAAGCCGCCATGGGGCTTGGTGCCGACGGTCCAGTCCGGCGGCAGGTCCGCGATGGCGGTGCCGTCACCGAGTGGGCGCACGGCGGACGCGGCCGAGAACGGCCGGATCGCCGGCGCCTGACCGGCGCTCATGACCGCCCGACCAGGGACCGGAGGAAGAACGCCGTGTTCGCGGGGCGTTCGGCCAGCCGC encodes:
- a CDS encoding thioesterase family protein — protein: MSAGQAPAIRPFSAASAVRPLGDGTAIADLPPDWTVGTKPHGGFLLALLARAGVQVVEGSGSELVDPLAVSAQFLRAPSVGPVMLKTEVRKTGRTVVVVRVSLEQRGSACVEAMVTVGRLPEERPAWRDLPELPVLPPANAIDLGSLPNAVGVFKLARACEVLVDPIGAGFLERRTGDPLRLRMWVRPRGGEQPDPFFALVAGDIAMPLTFNLGRFGWSPTVQLTGLVRARPEPGWLRAQVECRAVHGQWFDQDATILDSSGRLVCQSRQLALSPQETNSS